A single region of the Kocuria rosea genome encodes:
- a CDS encoding DUF3039 domain-containing protein — MHVSAATTGTPTNGPDDTPYGADPAQPAGGTSTIEREETRELQEPGDHERFAHYVRKEKIMESALSGEPVIALCGKVWVPGRDPQRFPVCPTCKEIYDGLRPPNDQGDDQG; from the coding sequence ATGCATGTCTCAGCGGCGACCACCGGCACCCCGACGAACGGCCCGGACGACACCCCGTACGGTGCCGATCCGGCGCAGCCGGCCGGGGGCACCTCGACGATCGAGCGGGAGGAGACCAGGGAGCTCCAGGAGCCGGGCGACCATGAGCGCTTCGCGCACTACGTGCGCAAGGAGAAGATCATGGAGTCCGCCCTCTCCGGCGAGCCCGTGATCGCCCTGTGCGGCAAGGTCTGGGTCCCCGGCCGCGACCCGCAGCGGTTCCCGGTGTGCCCGACCTGCAAGGAGATCTACGACGGACTCCGCCCCCCGAACGACCAGGGCGACGACCAGGGCTGA
- a CDS encoding tetratricopeptide repeat protein: protein MNEFQHQQPRRTAETAPPPQEAPLPSSVRGAVDLGAVPAAGPGGQPAGEGRPGGYRREVTAADFQEVAELSTRVPVVFALWARFSEQSVAFTDTLEQVVDRYRGRLLLASVDAEAVPEIAQMFQAQSVPTVVALLGGRPVPLFNSTVPAEQVTQLLDELLALAEQNGITGTVEPVRPDDEPEPLPPLHQEAVDALEAGDVDAAEAAYRKAIAENPGDREAKLALAQVHLLQRVLPLDAATVRAEAAAAPEDVAAQLAVADLDVSGGHVEDAFRRLLDLVRRTAGEERDAVRLRLLELFDVVGAEDPRTVTARGALMRALF from the coding sequence GTGAACGAGTTCCAGCACCAGCAGCCCCGCCGCACCGCCGAGACCGCTCCGCCGCCGCAGGAGGCCCCGCTCCCGTCGTCGGTGCGGGGCGCGGTGGACCTGGGCGCCGTGCCCGCCGCCGGGCCGGGCGGGCAGCCCGCGGGGGAGGGCCGGCCGGGCGGGTACCGCCGGGAGGTGACGGCGGCGGACTTCCAGGAGGTCGCCGAGCTCTCCACCCGGGTCCCCGTGGTCTTCGCCCTCTGGGCCCGCTTCAGCGAGCAGTCCGTGGCGTTCACCGACACCCTGGAGCAGGTCGTGGACCGCTACCGGGGACGGCTCCTGCTGGCCTCCGTGGACGCCGAGGCGGTCCCCGAGATCGCGCAGATGTTCCAGGCGCAGTCCGTGCCCACCGTGGTGGCGCTGCTCGGCGGGCGGCCCGTCCCGCTGTTCAACTCCACGGTCCCGGCCGAGCAGGTGACCCAGCTGCTGGACGAGCTGCTCGCGCTCGCCGAGCAGAACGGGATCACGGGCACCGTGGAGCCCGTCCGCCCCGACGACGAGCCGGAGCCCCTGCCCCCGCTGCACCAGGAGGCCGTGGACGCCCTCGAGGCCGGGGACGTCGACGCCGCCGAAGCCGCCTACCGGAAGGCGATCGCCGAGAACCCCGGGGACCGGGAGGCGAAGCTCGCCCTCGCCCAGGTGCACCTGCTCCAGCGGGTGCTGCCGCTGGACGCCGCGACGGTCCGCGCCGAGGCCGCCGCCGCCCCGGAGGACGTGGCGGCGCAGCTGGCCGTCGCCGACCTCGACGTCTCGGGCGGCCACGTGGAGGACGCCTTCCGCCGGCTGCTGGACCTGGTGCGGCGCACCGCCGGGGAGGAGCGGGACGCCGTCCGGCTGCGCCTGCTCGAGCTCTTCGACGTGGTGGGCGCCGAGGACCCGCGCACGGTGACCGCCCGGGGCGCCCTGATGCGTGCCCTGTTCTGA
- a CDS encoding F0F1 ATP synthase subunit gamma, whose protein sequence is MGAQIRVYRNKIASTKSMKKIFKAMEMIATSRINKSRQGLQAARPYANALTRAVSQVATQHNVSHALTTRADEVRRSAVVIMTSDRGLAGSYSSNVLKEAEGLLELLHGEGKETKVYLIGRKAQAYFDFRSRPYERNWTGDTDNARPDRARELRKVLIEDLETAYEDGGVDEIHLVYTSFQSMVVQEPRVLRLLPLEVVDANALTDEVAREFEELEEPDSTFEFEPNPEEFLDAVLPRYIDARLFASLAHAATSELAARQRAMKAAGDNADDLIKKYTRLMNNARQAEITTELTEIVSGAEAL, encoded by the coding sequence ATGGGAGCGCAGATTCGGGTCTACCGGAACAAGATCGCGTCGACCAAGTCCATGAAGAAGATCTTCAAGGCCATGGAGATGATCGCGACCTCGCGCATCAACAAGTCCCGACAGGGTCTGCAGGCGGCGCGTCCCTACGCGAACGCGCTGACCCGGGCGGTCTCACAGGTCGCCACCCAGCACAACGTCTCCCATGCCCTGACCACGAGGGCCGACGAGGTGCGCCGGTCGGCCGTGGTGATCATGACCTCGGACCGCGGTCTGGCCGGGTCCTACTCGTCCAACGTGCTCAAGGAGGCCGAGGGCCTGCTGGAGCTGCTGCACGGGGAGGGCAAGGAGACCAAGGTCTACCTGATCGGCCGCAAGGCCCAGGCGTACTTCGACTTCCGCAGCCGTCCGTACGAGCGGAACTGGACCGGGGACACGGACAACGCCCGGCCGGACCGCGCGCGGGAGCTGCGCAAGGTGCTGATCGAGGACCTGGAGACCGCGTACGAGGACGGCGGCGTCGACGAGATCCACCTCGTCTACACGTCGTTCCAGTCGATGGTCGTCCAGGAGCCCCGGGTGCTCCGGCTGCTGCCGCTCGAGGTCGTGGACGCCAACGCGCTGACCGACGAGGTCGCCCGGGAGTTCGAGGAGCTGGAGGAGCCCGACAGCACCTTCGAGTTCGAGCCGAACCCCGAGGAGTTCCTCGACGCCGTCCTGCCGCGCTACATCGACGCCCGACTCTTCGCGAGCCTGGCGCACGCCGCCACCAGCGAGCTCGCGGCCCGGCAGCGGGCGATGAAGGCGGCCGGCGACAACGCCGACGACCTCATCAAGAAGTACACGCGCCTGATGAACAACGCCCGCCAGGCCGAGATCACCACCGAGCTCACCGAGATCGTGAGCGGCGCCGAGGCCCTGTGA
- a CDS encoding DEAD/DEAH box helicase, producing MSQDDQLSLFGAAAADLPPAYPDRAAWGTAPKLRAWQAEALQRYFEAQPRDYMAVATPGAGKTTFALRVAKELFDRGTVNRITVVTPTDHLKRQWADAAARVGLAIDPNFKNADGSHGRDYLGAAVTYSQVAMKPLLHRARTEAGRTLVIMDEIHHAGDSLTWGDGLQEAFDPAARRLALTGTPFRSDTAPIPFVRYLEDGDGIRRSSADYTYGYGDALKDHVVRPVIFLAYSGQMRWRTSAGEEMAAELGEGFTKDITAHAWRTALDPNGQWIPSVLQAADQRLTEVRRTVPDAGAMVIATDHQDAKAYAAQLRRITGENPTVVLSDDKGASDRIDEFSAGDSRWMVAVRMVSEGVDVPRLAVGVYATSTSTPLFFAQAVGRFVRARKRGETASVFLPSVPALMQLANEMEAEREHALDKPAAEETGLPADPLEEGWDDDLLEEANREEKASAALAQGRFEAIGSDASFHGVLFDGGAFGGGVAVGSEEEADFLGIPGLLEADQVSALLRERQSQHARRRPGAARAPEQPAVPDHRRLKELRATLSKNVSAWASRTGTPHGMVHNELRRVCGGPAVAQANEAQLQARVKKLQDWFIGRK from the coding sequence GTGTCCCAGGACGACCAGCTCTCCTTGTTCGGCGCAGCCGCCGCCGACCTCCCCCCGGCCTATCCGGACCGCGCCGCGTGGGGCACGGCCCCCAAGCTGCGCGCCTGGCAGGCGGAGGCGCTGCAGCGCTACTTCGAGGCACAGCCCCGGGACTACATGGCCGTCGCGACCCCCGGGGCCGGCAAGACGACCTTCGCGCTGCGCGTGGCCAAGGAGCTCTTCGACCGCGGGACCGTCAACCGGATCACGGTGGTGACACCCACGGACCACCTCAAGCGGCAGTGGGCGGACGCCGCCGCCCGCGTGGGCCTGGCGATCGACCCGAACTTCAAGAACGCGGACGGCTCCCACGGCCGGGACTACCTGGGCGCCGCCGTGACCTACTCGCAGGTGGCCATGAAGCCGCTCCTGCACCGGGCCCGCACCGAGGCGGGCCGGACCCTGGTGATCATGGACGAGATCCACCACGCCGGGGACTCCCTCACGTGGGGCGACGGGCTCCAGGAGGCCTTCGACCCCGCCGCCCGCCGGCTCGCCCTGACCGGCACCCCCTTCCGCTCGGACACCGCGCCGATCCCGTTCGTGCGCTACCTGGAGGACGGGGACGGCATCCGCCGCTCGAGCGCCGACTACACCTACGGCTACGGCGACGCGCTCAAGGACCACGTGGTCCGGCCCGTGATCTTCCTCGCCTACTCGGGGCAGATGCGCTGGCGCACCAGCGCGGGGGAGGAGATGGCCGCGGAGCTCGGCGAGGGCTTCACGAAGGACATCACCGCCCACGCGTGGCGCACGGCGCTCGACCCGAACGGGCAGTGGATCCCGTCGGTGCTCCAGGCCGCGGACCAGCGGCTCACGGAGGTGCGGCGCACCGTGCCGGACGCCGGAGCGATGGTCATCGCGACCGACCACCAGGACGCGAAGGCCTACGCCGCGCAGCTGCGCCGGATCACCGGGGAGAACCCCACCGTGGTCCTCTCCGACGACAAGGGCGCCTCGGACCGGATCGACGAGTTCTCCGCGGGGGACAGCCGCTGGATGGTGGCCGTGCGGATGGTCTCCGAGGGCGTCGACGTCCCCCGGCTCGCCGTGGGCGTCTACGCGACGTCCACGTCCACGCCGCTGTTCTTCGCCCAGGCGGTCGGCCGCTTCGTGCGCGCCCGCAAGCGCGGGGAGACGGCCTCCGTGTTCCTGCCGTCCGTGCCGGCGCTGATGCAGCTCGCCAACGAGATGGAGGCCGAGCGGGAGCACGCCCTCGACAAGCCCGCCGCGGAGGAGACCGGCCTGCCGGCCGACCCGCTCGAGGAGGGCTGGGACGACGACCTGCTCGAGGAGGCCAACCGGGAGGAGAAGGCGTCCGCGGCCCTCGCCCAGGGCCGGTTCGAGGCCATCGGCTCGGACGCGTCCTTCCACGGGGTCCTCTTCGACGGCGGCGCCTTCGGCGGCGGCGTGGCGGTGGGCTCGGAGGAGGAGGCGGACTTCCTCGGCATCCCGGGACTGCTCGAGGCCGACCAGGTCTCGGCGCTGCTGCGGGAGCGGCAGTCCCAGCACGCCCGGCGGCGCCCCGGCGCCGCCCGCGCCCCGGAGCAGCCGGCGGTGCCCGACCACCGGCGGCTCAAGGAGCTGCGCGCCACCCTGTCCAAGAACGTCTCGGCCTGGGCGTCCCGCACCGGCACCCCGCACGGCATGGTCCACAACGAGCTGCGCCGGGTGTGCGGCGGACCCGCGGTGGCGCAGGCGAACGAGGCGCAGCTCCAGGCGCGGGTGAAGAAGCTGCAGGACTGGTTCATCGGGCGCAAGTGA
- the nucS gene encoding endonuclease NucS, giving the protein MRLVIADCSVDYEGRLRAHLPAARRLLLVKADGSVLVHSDGGSYKPLNWMSPPARLHVGEPEAELAAEGVLQTWTVQAAKSDDRLVIQVFEIHEDVSHELGTDPGLVKDGVEADLQRLLAEQIHRLGSGHTLVRREYPTAIGPVDILARDAAGATVAVELKRRGDIDGVEQLTRYLELLNRDPLLAPVRGVYAAQLIRPQARVLAEDRGIACLTLDYDEMRGLDDSGSRLF; this is encoded by the coding sequence GTGCGTCTTGTCATTGCCGATTGCTCCGTCGACTACGAAGGGCGTCTGCGCGCCCACCTGCCCGCCGCCCGGCGTCTCCTCCTCGTGAAGGCGGACGGTTCCGTGCTCGTCCACTCGGACGGCGGCAGCTACAAGCCCCTGAACTGGATGAGCCCGCCCGCCCGCCTGCACGTCGGCGAGCCGGAGGCCGAGCTCGCGGCCGAGGGCGTGCTGCAGACGTGGACCGTCCAGGCCGCCAAGAGCGACGACCGCCTCGTCATCCAGGTGTTCGAGATCCACGAGGACGTCTCCCACGAGCTGGGCACCGACCCCGGGCTGGTGAAGGACGGCGTCGAGGCGGACCTGCAGCGCCTGCTCGCCGAGCAGATCCACCGCCTGGGCTCGGGTCACACCCTGGTCCGGCGCGAGTACCCCACCGCGATCGGGCCCGTGGACATCCTGGCCCGCGACGCCGCCGGCGCCACCGTGGCGGTCGAGCTCAAGCGCCGCGGCGACATCGACGGCGTCGAGCAGCTCACCCGGTACCTCGAGCTGCTCAACCGGGACCCCCTCCTGGCGCCCGTGCGCGGGGTGTACGCCGCCCAGCTCATCCGGCCCCAGGCCCGGGTGCTCGCCGAGGACCGGGGCATCGCGTGCCTGACCCTCGACTACGACGAGATGCGCGGGCTCGACGACAGCGGCTCGCGCCTCTTCTGA
- the atpD gene encoding F0F1 ATP synthase subunit beta, translating into MTATISEQAGQPVSGGATGRIARVIGPVVDVEFPEHAVPGIYNALTAQYELNGEKRTITFETAQHLGDNMVRAIALQQTDGLVRGTEVKDSGEPISVPVGDVVKGHIFNVLGEALDVETSSLEITERWPIHRKAPSFAELEGSTEMMETGIKSIDLLTPYIKGGKIGLFGGAGVGKTVLIQEMITRVARNFGGTSVFAGVGERTREGNDLWVEMEEAGVLKDTALVFGQMDEPPGTRLRVALTGLTMAEYFRDVQNQDVLLFVDNIFRFTQAGSEVSTLLGRIPSAVGYQPTLADEMGVLQERITSTRGHSITSMQAIYVPADDYTDPAPATTFAHLDATTELSRDIASRGLYPAIDPLTSTSRILDPQIVGQEHYDVAIRVRSILQENKELQDIIAILGVEELSEEQKVVVSRARRIEQFLSQNTYTAKQFTGVEGSTVPLAETIEAFGKICEGEFDHVPEQAFYNVGGLDDVMQQWEQIKKRTGGK; encoded by the coding sequence ATGACTGCCACCATCAGCGAACAGGCCGGGCAGCCGGTCTCGGGCGGTGCCACGGGACGCATCGCCCGGGTCATCGGGCCGGTCGTCGACGTCGAGTTCCCCGAGCACGCCGTGCCCGGCATCTACAACGCCCTGACCGCCCAGTACGAGCTCAACGGCGAGAAGCGGACGATCACGTTCGAGACCGCCCAGCACCTGGGCGACAACATGGTCCGCGCGATCGCCCTGCAGCAGACCGACGGCCTGGTGCGCGGCACCGAGGTCAAGGACTCCGGCGAGCCGATCTCCGTGCCCGTGGGCGACGTGGTCAAGGGCCACATCTTCAACGTCCTCGGTGAGGCCCTCGACGTCGAGACCTCCTCCCTGGAGATCACCGAGCGCTGGCCGATCCACCGCAAGGCGCCGTCCTTCGCGGAGCTCGAGGGCTCCACGGAGATGATGGAGACCGGCATCAAGTCGATCGACCTGCTGACCCCCTACATCAAGGGCGGCAAGATCGGCCTGTTCGGCGGCGCCGGCGTGGGCAAGACCGTGCTCATCCAGGAGATGATCACGCGTGTGGCCCGCAACTTCGGCGGCACCTCGGTCTTCGCCGGCGTGGGCGAGCGCACCCGTGAGGGCAACGACCTCTGGGTCGAGATGGAGGAGGCGGGCGTGCTCAAGGACACCGCCCTCGTGTTCGGCCAGATGGACGAGCCGCCGGGAACGCGTCTGCGCGTGGCCCTGACCGGGCTCACGATGGCGGAGTACTTCCGCGACGTGCAGAACCAGGACGTGCTGCTCTTCGTCGACAACATCTTCCGCTTCACCCAGGCCGGCTCGGAGGTGTCGACCCTGCTGGGCCGCATCCCCTCCGCCGTGGGCTACCAGCCGACGCTGGCGGACGAGATGGGCGTGCTCCAGGAGCGCATCACCTCGACCCGCGGCCACTCGATCACCTCGATGCAGGCGATCTACGTGCCCGCCGACGACTACACCGACCCGGCCCCGGCCACGACGTTCGCCCACCTGGACGCGACCACCGAGCTCTCCCGTGACATCGCCTCCCGCGGTCTGTACCCGGCGATCGACCCGCTGACCTCGACCTCGCGCATCCTCGACCCGCAGATCGTGGGCCAGGAGCACTACGACGTCGCGATCCGCGTCCGGTCGATCCTGCAGGAGAACAAGGAGCTGCAGGACATCATCGCGATCCTCGGCGTCGAGGAGCTCTCCGAGGAGCAGAAGGTCGTCGTCTCGCGCGCGCGCCGCATCGAGCAGTTCCTCTCCCAGAACACCTACACCGCCAAGCAGTTCACCGGTGTCGAGGGCTCCACGGTCCCGCTCGCCGAGACCATCGAGGCGTTCGGGAAGATCTGCGAGGGCGAGTTCGACCACGTGCCGGAGCAGGCGTTCTACAACGTCGGCGGTCTCGACGACGTCATGCAGCAGTGGGAGCAGATCAAGAAGCGGACCGGTGGCAAGTAG
- the murA gene encoding UDP-N-acetylglucosamine 1-carboxyvinyltransferase: MEEKIVVHGPTAVNGTLRVSGAKNSVLKLMAATLLAEGESTITNVPEIHDVTIMAELLRRLGCGVVYERAEKTVRIDVPAVLHHQADYDLVRAMRASISVLGPLVARCHVAEVALPGGDAIGSRGLDMHRAGLEAMGAVLQIERGYLVASVPRSLRGTHFRLDYPSVGATENLMMAGTLAEGTTVIDNAAREPEIVDIGRMLQAMGARIEGLGTSTVTVAGVASLRPVEHRTVPDRIVAGTWAFAAAVTGGTVEIEGAEPGHLTVVLDKLRSAGCRVDTDGGRFVVAGPRRPRAINVSTLPYPGFPTDLQPFVVALNAVAEGSGMVTENVFEARWGFTAELERLGASVRLDGHHALVAGMPVLSGAPVEAMDIRAGAALVIAGMAAVGTTDVSGVQHVDRGYEHFVEQLGAAGAAVERHLVVTAY; encoded by the coding sequence ATGGAAGAGAAGATCGTCGTGCACGGACCCACCGCGGTCAACGGCACCCTGCGCGTCTCCGGCGCGAAGAACAGCGTGCTGAAGCTGATGGCGGCGACCCTGCTGGCCGAGGGCGAGTCGACCATCACGAACGTCCCCGAGATCCACGACGTCACGATCATGGCGGAGCTGCTGCGCCGGCTCGGCTGCGGGGTGGTCTACGAGCGCGCCGAGAAGACCGTCCGCATCGACGTCCCGGCGGTCCTGCACCACCAGGCGGACTACGACCTGGTGCGGGCGATGCGCGCGTCGATCTCCGTGCTCGGTCCGCTGGTCGCCCGGTGCCACGTGGCCGAGGTCGCCCTGCCCGGCGGGGACGCCATCGGCTCCCGCGGCCTGGACATGCACCGGGCGGGCCTCGAGGCGATGGGCGCGGTGCTGCAGATCGAGCGCGGCTACCTCGTGGCGTCCGTGCCGCGCAGCCTGCGCGGGACGCACTTCCGCCTGGACTACCCCTCCGTGGGCGCCACGGAGAACCTGATGATGGCGGGGACGCTGGCCGAGGGCACCACCGTCATCGACAACGCGGCCCGCGAGCCGGAGATCGTGGACATCGGGCGGATGCTGCAGGCGATGGGCGCCCGGATCGAGGGGCTCGGCACGAGCACCGTGACGGTCGCCGGGGTGGCGTCCCTGCGCCCGGTGGAGCACCGGACGGTACCCGACCGGATCGTCGCGGGCACCTGGGCGTTCGCCGCGGCCGTGACCGGGGGGACGGTGGAGATCGAGGGCGCGGAGCCCGGCCACCTGACCGTGGTGCTGGACAAGCTGCGCTCCGCGGGCTGCCGCGTGGACACGGACGGGGGCCGCTTCGTGGTCGCCGGACCGCGGCGGCCGCGGGCGATCAACGTGTCCACGCTGCCGTACCCGGGCTTCCCCACCGATCTGCAGCCGTTCGTGGTGGCCCTCAATGCGGTGGCCGAGGGCTCCGGCATGGTCACGGAGAACGTCTTCGAGGCCCGCTGGGGCTTCACGGCCGAGCTCGAGCGGCTGGGCGCGAGCGTGCGCCTCGACGGCCACCACGCCCTGGTGGCGGGGATGCCGGTGCTCTCCGGGGCGCCGGTGGAGGCCATGGACATCCGGGCGGGCGCGGCCCTCGTGATCGCGGGCATGGCCGCCGTCGGCACCACGGACGTGAGCGGCGTCCAGCACGTCGATCGCGGCTACGAGCACTTCGTCGAGCAGCTCGGGGCCGCGGGGGCCGCCGTCGAACGGCACCTGGTCGTCACCGCGTACTGA
- a CDS encoding F0F1 ATP synthase subunit epsilon: protein MAEMIVEIVSLEQAVWTGTARMVRVRTSEGDIGILPGHEAVAGILKPGDFAVDPVDGSRLEGTIDAGFVFVDNDRVTIVADNVELPGAAAA from the coding sequence ATGGCTGAGATGATCGTCGAAATCGTCTCCCTCGAGCAGGCCGTGTGGACCGGCACCGCCCGGATGGTGCGGGTCCGCACGTCCGAGGGCGACATCGGTATCCTGCCCGGCCACGAGGCCGTGGCCGGCATCCTCAAGCCCGGCGACTTCGCGGTGGACCCCGTGGACGGCTCCCGGCTCGAGGGCACGATCGACGCCGGCTTCGTGTTCGTCGACAACGACCGGGTGACGATCGTGGCGGACAACGTGGAGCTGCCCGGCGCCGCCGCCGCCTGA
- a CDS encoding ABC transporter ATP-binding protein has product MSHQHLPQAAPERTGAPAPDTPAPPSGGPPALSVRGLVRVFGRPGTLEAKVAVDRVDLDVPRGSFFGLVGRNGAGKTTMLSMATGLLRPTAGSARVAGVDVWAEPRRAKQLMGVLPDGLHLFDRLTGRQLVTYAGLLRGMDRDVVAERTDDLLRAMDLTADAGTQVQDYSAGMTKKIALAGALIHAPSLLVLDEPFESVDPVSAANIREILHGFVSAGGTVVVSSHVMDLVQRMCDHVAVMDRGRVLAAGTVDAVRAGATLEDRFVELVGGRRETGEGLPWLRPE; this is encoded by the coding sequence ATGAGCCACCAGCACCTCCCGCAGGCCGCCCCGGAACGGACCGGCGCCCCCGCGCCGGACACCCCGGCGCCCCCGTCCGGCGGGCCGCCGGCGCTGAGCGTGCGCGGGCTCGTCCGGGTCTTCGGCCGCCCCGGCACCCTCGAGGCCAAGGTCGCCGTGGACCGCGTGGACCTCGACGTCCCCCGCGGCTCCTTCTTCGGCCTCGTGGGACGCAACGGCGCCGGCAAGACCACGATGCTGTCCATGGCGACCGGACTCCTCCGCCCCACGGCGGGCAGCGCCCGCGTGGCCGGTGTCGACGTCTGGGCCGAGCCCCGGCGGGCCAAGCAGCTCATGGGCGTGCTGCCGGACGGACTGCACCTGTTCGACCGGCTCACCGGACGCCAGCTCGTCACCTACGCCGGCCTGCTGCGCGGCATGGACCGGGACGTCGTGGCCGAGCGCACCGACGACCTGCTGCGGGCCATGGACCTCACGGCCGACGCCGGGACCCAGGTCCAGGACTACTCCGCCGGCATGACCAAGAAGATCGCGCTGGCCGGCGCCCTCATCCACGCCCCGAGCCTGCTCGTCCTCGACGAGCCGTTCGAGTCGGTCGACCCCGTCTCGGCGGCGAACATCCGCGAGATCCTGCACGGCTTCGTGTCCGCCGGCGGGACCGTGGTCGTCTCCAGCCATGTCATGGACCTCGTGCAGCGGATGTGCGACCACGTCGCCGTGATGGACCGCGGCCGGGTGCTGGCCGCCGGGACGGTCGACGCGGTCCGGGCCGGTGCCACGCTCGAGGACCGGTTCGTCGAACTGGTCGGCGGGCGCCGGGAGACGGGGGAGGGCCTGCCGTGGCTGCGCCCGGAGTGA
- a CDS encoding cold-shock protein, which yields MAQGTVKWFNAEKGFGFITPDDSDSDVFVHYSEIQSGGFRTLEENQRVEFEIGQGQKGPQATGVTLI from the coding sequence ATGGCCCAGGGCACCGTCAAGTGGTTCAACGCCGAAAAGGGCTTCGGCTTCATCACCCCCGACGACTCCGACTCGGACGTCTTCGTCCACTACTCGGAGATCCAGTCGGGCGGCTTCCGCACCCTCGAGGAGAACCAGCGCGTCGAGTTCGAGATCGGCCAGGGCCAGAAGGGCCCGCAGGCCACCGGCGTCACGCTCATCTGA
- a CDS encoding isochorismatase family protein, protein MRTALIVVDVQNDFCEGGSLPVAGGAAVAAAVSEHLEDHHGDYAAVAATQDWHVDPGAHFSDEPDYVDSWPVHCVAESRGAHSHPDLDTDWIQAWFRKGEHDAAYSGFEGLLAPDADVPMGDDEDVDDEPDVSLDDWLREHEIEAVDIVGLATDHCVRATALDAVEAGYDTRVLVELTAGVAAESTERALREMAEAGVEVVRS, encoded by the coding sequence ATGAGGACCGCACTGATCGTCGTCGACGTGCAGAACGACTTCTGCGAGGGCGGCTCGCTGCCCGTCGCCGGAGGCGCGGCGGTGGCCGCCGCCGTGTCGGAGCACCTGGAGGACCACCACGGGGACTACGCGGCCGTCGCGGCCACCCAGGACTGGCACGTCGACCCCGGGGCGCACTTCTCCGACGAGCCGGACTACGTGGACTCCTGGCCCGTGCACTGCGTCGCCGAGTCCCGCGGGGCCCACTCCCACCCGGACCTGGACACGGACTGGATCCAGGCGTGGTTCCGCAAGGGCGAGCACGACGCCGCCTACTCCGGCTTCGAGGGGCTGCTCGCCCCGGACGCGGACGTGCCGATGGGCGACGACGAGGACGTCGACGACGAGCCGGACGTGAGCCTCGACGACTGGCTGCGGGAGCACGAGATCGAAGCCGTGGACATCGTGGGCCTGGCGACCGACCACTGCGTGCGGGCGACCGCCCTGGACGCCGTCGAGGCCGGCTACGACACCCGGGTGCTGGTGGAGCTCACCGCGGGCGTCGCCGCGGAGTCCACGGAGCGCGCCCTGCGGGAGATGGCCGAGGCGGGGGTCGAGGTCGTCCGGTCCTGA